The following are from one region of the Paenibacillus protaetiae genome:
- the fliW gene encoding flagellar assembly protein FliW encodes MSTITTTRFGELQLADYDRIYFEAGIPGFKEYKSYIKVLLEESPFMFLQSAEAGELAFILVSPFDFFPDYEFDLSESVIHELGLQSKEDVEVWNVVTVRESLEHATANLAAPIVMNKKTGQAQQYILQDAKYSIKQRLFQSKGAGGE; translated from the coding sequence ATGTCTACAATTACAACAACGCGGTTTGGCGAGCTTCAACTGGCGGACTACGACCGCATTTATTTTGAAGCCGGCATTCCCGGCTTTAAAGAATATAAAAGCTATATAAAGGTGCTGCTGGAGGAAAGCCCGTTTATGTTTCTCCAATCGGCGGAAGCGGGGGAACTTGCTTTTATTTTAGTTTCGCCGTTTGATTTTTTTCCCGATTATGAATTTGATTTAAGCGAATCGGTTATTCATGAGCTGGGGCTTCAGTCCAAAGAGGATGTTGAGGTGTGGAACGTCGTAACCGTCCGCGAATCTCTTGAGCATGCTACCGCTAATCTCGCGGCTCCGATTGTGATGAATAAGAAGACGGGTCAAGCGCAGCAATATATTTTACAGGACGCCAAATATTCCATTAAGCAGAGGCTGTTTCAATCCAAAGGTGCCGGCGGCGAATAG
- a CDS encoding flagellar protein FlaG: protein MNISSINNAGGYPPDRYAANPPATKEMARGTEALADKDTASGSNNDSQQGKDASKFIQSLQGPDTTVERSVHEGTNHIIYKVKDKETGKILREIPEEKLLDMAAKLMELNGMMIDKKV, encoded by the coding sequence ATGAATATTTCATCGATAAACAATGCGGGAGGTTATCCTCCAGACCGCTATGCGGCTAACCCGCCTGCAACAAAGGAAATGGCAAGAGGAACGGAAGCGCTGGCGGATAAAGACACGGCATCCGGTTCGAACAACGATTCGCAGCAAGGCAAAGATGCGAGCAAGTTCATTCAATCGCTTCAAGGGCCGGATACAACCGTGGAACGGTCGGTCCATGAAGGAACCAATCATATTATTTATAAGGTGAAAGATAAAGAGACAGGCAAAATTTTGCGGGAAATTCCAGAGGAAAAACTGCTCGATATGGCAGCGAAGCTAATGGAATTAAACGGCATGATGATTGACAAGAAGGTGTAA
- a CDS encoding UDP-N-acetylglucosamine 4,6-dehydratase family protein: protein MSRFFENKKVLIIGGTGTIGQSLLAAILKDNPQVVRILSRDEFKQFEMQQQYRDYPNIRYLIGDVRDYERVKRAMQDIDYVFHCAAMKHVPSCEYNPFEAVQTNILGTQNVIQASIDCGVSKTVFTSTDKAIAPTNTYGASKLMAERLISAAQYYGSSSKTIFSAVRFGNVMGSRGSVIPLFQQQIREQGRITVTNNEMSRFMMTKHEATELTIQAMKLSQGGEVFVLKMPVIQLRDLAECVIEETVKGTGAKPSSIRIEEIGLRPGEKMYEELMTEEEAAHAIELDKMFVILNQFVSQPQYTGGKPAAVQSYSSHNQTCLSKTQVRQMLLDNELIAAKRTARFSIVENI from the coding sequence ATGAGCCGTTTTTTTGAAAACAAAAAAGTGCTGATCATCGGCGGAACAGGTACGATCGGGCAATCCCTGCTGGCGGCGATTTTAAAGGATAACCCGCAGGTTGTTCGCATTTTAAGCCGCGACGAATTTAAGCAATTCGAAATGCAGCAGCAGTATCGGGATTATCCTAACATTCGTTATTTAATTGGCGATGTACGTGATTATGAACGGGTAAAACGCGCCATGCAGGACATCGATTATGTGTTCCACTGTGCGGCAATGAAGCATGTCCCGTCATGTGAATATAATCCGTTTGAAGCGGTGCAGACCAATATTTTGGGCACTCAAAATGTCATTCAGGCTTCAATTGATTGCGGCGTGTCTAAAACCGTGTTTACAAGCACAGATAAAGCTATCGCCCCGACTAATACATACGGCGCCTCCAAGCTGATGGCGGAGAGGCTTATTTCCGCCGCGCAATATTATGGCAGCTCAAGCAAAACGATCTTTTCCGCTGTCAGATTCGGCAATGTGATGGGCTCGCGCGGGTCGGTTATTCCTTTGTTTCAACAACAAATCAGAGAACAAGGGCGGATTACGGTTACAAATAATGAGATGAGCCGGTTTATGATGACGAAACACGAAGCTACTGAGCTGACAATACAGGCCATGAAACTTTCACAGGGCGGAGAAGTTTTTGTTCTGAAGATGCCGGTGATCCAGCTGCGTGACTTGGCAGAGTGCGTGATCGAAGAAACGGTTAAAGGAACAGGAGCCAAACCCTCCTCTATTCGCATTGAAGAGATTGGACTGCGTCCAGGAGAAAAAATGTACGAGGAATTGATGACAGAGGAAGAAGCGGCTCATGCCATTGAGCTGGACAAGATGTTTGTCATCCTGAATCAGTTCGTAAGCCAACCTCAATATACCGGCGGCAAGCCCGCTGCTGTGCAAAGCTACAGTTCTCATAATCAAACCTGTTTATCCAAAACGCAGGTCAGACAGATGCTGCTGGACAATGAGTTAATAGCAGCCAAGAGAACTGCACGCTTCTCTATCGTAGAAAACATTTAA
- a CDS encoding 6-hydroxymethylpterin diphosphokinase MptE-like protein: MEQKSLQEGINAILMDIKHFLPDLIAACEVVEPMFYSTPDDNTWQQFGEIVEGIDDLYRTLNTVSSELGQPTAYSVLQKDIQEAAAQLERHFQRLNDYVDQEDYTGVSDSIYGEFIPFFRRLYNQLGESAADCNSRFERNMRFLEQRFPAVYAEVNGCIPDDSEFGHYQISYNHDGTPNVRVAANDAAVFLYSRYNTAREVKLWLNTLPDGDAHTSALFYGFGLGYHLQAYAQTYPHRRLSVYEPDTVLFRTAMQVVELEQLCQSIDLADLVVGSGKAERDRMFFRFLKYLKGEPALLALPVYNRLYAAEASQFAKDAQYAIFNYYSGLKTYKRFGLEWLTNSLYNLKATLTTPSIKGLKHKLNGVTAVIVGAGPSLEADIESLRALKDHAFIIAAGSSIQSLLHYGIEPHLIVSMDGGEPNYAAFKGLNYQHIPLLYTPMIKYRIIDEKPERLIHVHFSNDAATRHMMEWTDEDVIFTPNHSVTGTAIQAAIYMGCKRIVFTGQDLSYPNDQFYAPGARHASEEILSSLIDHAQLTIENVNGTFNRTNNGMRTTLADIEDLLAEHPDIEFMNTSSMGAKIKHTVWLPMRDVVEQLGESSFDFALFLRELGSLQLYDEERVAQIAAKAAQLPQNVKDCQHHLERILNSLKQTLSLGSTNEQKCRELFAEMDVLWGQVVSSPAFMSVYFLLFRNEFSQFERDLPELLHEEQMLKKAELAKEIFQPLIQAMLERTPELLAITEECKRRVQEAFAGTVQEDKKIGK, from the coding sequence ATGGAGCAGAAATCGCTGCAAGAAGGCATAAACGCCATTCTGATGGATATCAAACATTTTTTGCCGGATCTTATTGCTGCATGTGAAGTTGTGGAGCCGATGTTCTATTCAACCCCTGACGATAATACTTGGCAGCAATTCGGAGAAATTGTAGAAGGTATTGACGATTTGTACAGGACATTAAATACAGTATCCTCAGAGCTTGGTCAACCGACCGCTTATTCCGTTCTGCAGAAGGATATACAGGAAGCGGCTGCTCAGTTGGAGCGGCATTTTCAACGTTTAAACGATTATGTCGATCAAGAGGACTATACCGGCGTCAGCGATTCCATTTACGGCGAGTTTATTCCGTTTTTTCGCCGATTGTACAATCAGCTGGGTGAAAGTGCCGCCGATTGCAACAGCCGCTTTGAACGGAATATGCGGTTTTTGGAGCAGCGTTTTCCTGCCGTATACGCCGAAGTCAACGGATGTATACCGGATGATTCGGAATTCGGGCACTACCAAATCAGCTATAACCATGATGGAACACCGAATGTAAGGGTTGCTGCAAACGACGCAGCTGTTTTTTTGTACAGCCGCTACAATACAGCCCGTGAAGTAAAGCTTTGGTTAAACACCTTGCCGGACGGGGATGCCCATACCAGTGCCTTGTTCTATGGCTTTGGTTTAGGTTATCATCTGCAGGCTTATGCACAGACTTACCCGCATCGCCGTTTGTCGGTGTATGAGCCAGATACCGTATTGTTTCGGACGGCCATGCAAGTGGTTGAGCTTGAGCAGCTGTGCCAGAGCATAGACCTTGCCGATTTAGTCGTGGGAAGCGGGAAGGCCGAACGGGACAGGATGTTTTTCCGGTTTTTGAAATATTTGAAGGGCGAGCCGGCTCTGTTGGCTTTGCCTGTATACAATCGGCTTTATGCTGCGGAAGCCAGCCAATTTGCCAAGGACGCGCAGTATGCAATATTTAATTATTACAGCGGGTTAAAAACGTATAAGCGGTTTGGACTGGAGTGGCTGACAAACAGCTTGTACAACTTGAAGGCGACTTTAACAACGCCGTCCATTAAAGGGTTGAAGCATAAGCTGAACGGGGTTACTGCCGTTATTGTAGGCGCTGGTCCTTCTCTGGAAGCCGATATTGAGTCGTTAAGAGCATTAAAGGATCATGCTTTTATTATTGCGGCAGGCTCGTCGATTCAATCTCTGCTGCATTATGGGATAGAGCCGCATCTCATTGTTTCGATGGATGGCGGCGAACCCAATTATGCGGCCTTTAAGGGGCTTAACTATCAGCATATACCGCTGCTGTATACGCCGATGATTAAATACCGTATTATCGACGAAAAGCCGGAGCGGCTGATCCATGTTCACTTCTCGAATGATGCTGCAACCAGGCACATGATGGAGTGGACGGATGAGGACGTTATATTTACTCCAAACCATTCCGTGACCGGCACGGCTATTCAAGCCGCGATATATATGGGCTGCAAACGAATTGTATTTACCGGACAGGATTTGTCATATCCGAACGACCAATTTTATGCGCCGGGAGCCCGCCATGCCAGTGAAGAAATTCTTTCATCGCTGATTGATCATGCTCAGCTTACGATCGAGAATGTCAACGGAACTTTTAACCGTACGAATAACGGAATGCGCACAACGCTTGCCGATATCGAAGACTTGCTGGCTGAGCACCCGGACATCGAGTTTATGAATACATCAAGCATGGGCGCCAAAATTAAGCACACCGTTTGGCTGCCGATGCGCGACGTGGTTGAGCAGCTAGGGGAGTCTTCTTTCGACTTTGCGCTATTTTTACGCGAGCTGGGCAGCTTGCAGCTGTACGATGAGGAGCGGGTTGCCCAAATAGCTGCCAAAGCTGCGCAGCTTCCCCAGAACGTCAAGGATTGCCAGCATCATTTGGAGCGTATTTTGAATTCTTTGAAGCAGACGCTTTCGCTTGGCAGTACGAATGAACAGAAATGCCGAGAGCTATTCGCAGAAATGGATGTGTTATGGGGACAGGTCGTGAGCTCTCCTGCGTTTATGTCCGTATACTTCCTGCTGTTCCGAAATGAATTCAGCCAATTTGAGCGGGATTTGCCTGAACTGCTTCACGAGGAGCAAATGCTTAAAAAAGCGGAGCTTGCTAAAGAAATTTTTCAGCCGCTAATTCAAGCCATGCTGGAACGCACGCCTGAATTGCTCGCGATAACGGAAGAATGTAAACGAAGAGTGCAGGAAGCATTTGCTGGAACTGTGCAGGAGGATAAAAAGATTGGAAAATAA
- a CDS encoding motility associated factor glycosyltransferase family protein — protein sequence MENKRLQEETLQIMEAIRPFLPNLVEACTALSDLLHDAMTEQSWQRLGEVVEGIDDLYKTLSSVGEQAVQYGLLRQASFDRTMSEIEGYFGILNQRMDQEDYIGAGDCLLYELVPVFQRIARELGDSEAVKEQRYAANMKALAQRFPALYAAVREAAAGNAVQTEYSENWIPVFALREEGRQLSGYSRLNPLRETERWASSFQAVHAAAVKMALYGFGFGYHALSYAGRFPDHDLYIYEPRMDVLAAALRAVDLTGLILSPRLKAFSAGSGCANLEELIKLFAESDGEPRTAVVPLYERLDRQGAQWFVEQAQMKALHHINFIYNYKRFGMEWTRNSLYNVKPVLDTPPIAGLQNQFQGITAVVVGAGPSLEADIECLRRLREHAMIIAAGSTIQSLLHHGIQPHAVISIDGTEYNYKAFERLDLNGIPLFFAPMIEHRIIESKPSGLYHFFIKGDSAIEYLMDVQNNPDYFQSTYSVSGTAIQVAAFMGAAEIVLAGQDLSYPSNAIYAAGAEHVSAEVAMGLIAEADRTVPNVKGGVNRIDARLQATLYNMEELIGTFPDIRFVNTSSLGARIRHCEWMPMEAVLAKLQEQGVVFDENEWGRKLAGLEHYDRERIKQITGKIAGLLGQMADTRTDLALLIQTIGLLEQTEKSRLDQCNEYMDRIDEIWERVTAGDPFQTLYLRACRSSIKQYEVSLPELKHAATIPDQARFYSERMKPLVHEMMDSWGPLSDIVLEICRRLEA from the coding sequence TTGGAAAATAAAAGGCTGCAAGAAGAAACATTACAGATTATGGAAGCCATACGGCCGTTTTTACCGAATCTAGTGGAGGCATGCACAGCTTTAAGCGATTTGCTTCACGATGCCATGACGGAGCAAAGCTGGCAGCGGCTCGGAGAAGTGGTTGAAGGTATTGATGATTTGTACAAAACTTTAAGCAGCGTAGGAGAGCAAGCAGTTCAATACGGATTGCTGCGCCAAGCAAGCTTCGACCGCACCATGAGTGAGATTGAAGGCTATTTCGGCATCTTGAATCAACGAATGGACCAGGAAGATTATATCGGTGCCGGCGATTGCCTGCTGTACGAGCTTGTGCCGGTTTTTCAGCGAATTGCCCGTGAGCTTGGCGACAGCGAAGCGGTTAAGGAGCAGCGATATGCAGCGAACATGAAAGCATTAGCGCAGCGATTCCCGGCTCTTTATGCCGCTGTTCGTGAAGCTGCAGCAGGCAACGCGGTACAAACCGAATACAGCGAAAACTGGATTCCCGTCTTTGCTTTGCGGGAGGAGGGCAGGCAGCTGAGCGGCTACAGCCGTCTGAATCCGCTGCGGGAAACCGAACGTTGGGCAAGCAGCTTTCAGGCTGTACATGCTGCTGCGGTAAAGATGGCCTTGTACGGATTTGGTTTCGGGTATCATGCGCTTAGTTATGCGGGCAGGTTTCCCGATCATGATTTGTATATTTATGAACCTCGGATGGATGTGCTGGCAGCGGCGCTGCGGGCAGTCGACTTGACGGGATTGATTTTATCGCCGCGTCTCAAAGCATTTAGCGCCGGTTCCGGCTGTGCAAATCTTGAAGAGTTGATCAAGCTTTTTGCTGAAAGCGACGGCGAACCGAGAACAGCGGTTGTTCCGCTGTATGAACGCCTGGACCGGCAAGGGGCGCAATGGTTTGTAGAGCAGGCCCAGATGAAAGCATTACATCATATCAATTTCATCTACAACTATAAACGGTTTGGCATGGAGTGGACTCGGAACAGCTTGTATAATGTGAAGCCGGTATTGGATACGCCGCCTATCGCAGGGCTCCAGAACCAATTTCAAGGTATAACCGCCGTTGTGGTTGGCGCTGGCCCTTCTTTAGAGGCGGATATTGAATGTCTGCGCCGGCTGCGAGAACATGCAATGATCATTGCGGCAGGCTCGACCATTCAATCGCTGCTGCATCACGGTATTCAGCCGCATGCCGTTATTTCGATAGATGGTACGGAATACAATTATAAAGCTTTTGAACGCTTGGATTTAAACGGGATTCCATTGTTTTTTGCTCCGATGATTGAACACCGGATTATAGAAAGCAAACCAAGCGGCTTATATCACTTTTTTATCAAAGGCGACTCTGCAATTGAATATTTAATGGATGTGCAAAACAATCCGGACTACTTTCAAAGCACCTATTCGGTTTCGGGAACAGCTATTCAGGTGGCAGCTTTTATGGGGGCAGCGGAAATTGTATTGGCCGGGCAAGACTTGTCCTATCCGTCCAATGCGATTTACGCGGCAGGTGCAGAGCATGTTTCTGCGGAAGTCGCGATGGGGCTTATCGCTGAAGCCGATAGGACCGTGCCCAATGTGAAGGGCGGGGTTAACCGCATTGATGCGCGTCTGCAGGCAACCTTGTACAATATGGAAGAGCTGATTGGAACATTTCCTGACATACGTTTTGTGAATACCTCCAGTCTTGGCGCACGAATCCGTCATTGCGAATGGATGCCGATGGAAGCTGTGCTTGCAAAGCTGCAGGAGCAAGGCGTTGTTTTTGACGAGAATGAATGGGGACGAAAGCTGGCCGGGCTGGAGCATTATGACCGGGAGCGGATAAAACAGATAACCGGGAAAATCGCCGGCTTGCTTGGCCAAATGGCGGACACCCGGACGGACCTGGCATTGCTGATTCAAACGATCGGGCTGCTGGAGCAGACAGAGAAGAGCCGGCTGGATCAGTGTAATGAATACATGGACAGGATTGACGAGATTTGGGAGAGGGTTACGGCCGGCGATCCGTTTCAGACGCTTTATTTGCGGGCTTGCAGAAGCTCGATCAAACAATACGAAGTCAGCCTGCCAGAACTGAAGCATGCAGCGACAATCCCCGACCAGGCCCGATTTTATTCGGAGCGGATGAAACCGCTTGTTCATGAAATGATGGACAGCTGGGGACCGCTTTCCGATATCGTCTTAGAAATCTGCAGGCGTTTGGAGGCTTAA
- a CDS encoding cytidylyltransferase domain-containing protein, with protein sequence MNIVIIQARMGSSRLPGKVLLELEGRTVLQHVVERCRSIQQADQIIVATTVEPADDAIAAECNRLGIPFFRGSEQDVLGRYYHAAVQHEATIVVRVTSDCPLLDPSLCDRVITTLIESGADYCSNDLTRTYPRGLDVEAFTMSALEDAYLNAEEPYFREHVTPYLYEQGAKFKLHSVQHDFDASHYRWTLDTEEDWRFIREVYRLMGDEAGYAWEGAAQLLQHHPELIAINKDVVQKTR encoded by the coding sequence ATGAATATTGTAATTATTCAAGCGCGAATGGGATCAAGCCGTCTTCCTGGAAAGGTTTTGCTTGAACTGGAAGGGCGAACTGTGCTGCAGCATGTTGTGGAGCGCTGCCGCAGCATTCAGCAGGCGGATCAGATTATTGTGGCCACCACCGTAGAGCCTGCGGATGATGCCATTGCAGCCGAATGCAACCGGCTTGGCATCCCTTTCTTTCGCGGAAGCGAGCAGGATGTGCTCGGAAGATATTATCATGCGGCTGTGCAGCATGAGGCGACCATCGTTGTACGCGTAACTTCGGACTGTCCTTTGCTTGATCCGTCTTTATGCGACCGGGTTATTACAACGCTTATCGAGAGCGGAGCCGATTACTGCAGCAATGATTTAACCCGAACCTATCCGCGAGGGCTGGATGTTGAAGCTTTTACGATGAGTGCTTTGGAAGATGCTTATTTGAACGCAGAGGAGCCGTACTTCCGGGAGCATGTGACGCCGTATCTGTACGAGCAGGGGGCAAAATTCAAACTGCACAGCGTGCAACATGATTTTGACGCCTCGCATTACCGCTGGACGCTGGATACCGAAGAAGACTGGCGGTTCATTCGCGAAGTTTATCGCCTGATGGGTGATGAGGCAGGTTATGCGTGGGAGGGGGCTGCACAATTGCTGCAGCATCATCCCGAGTTAATAGCGATTAATAAAGATGTCGTGCAAAAAACACGGTAG
- a CDS encoding flagellin, translated as MRINHNITAMNTHRNMTLNNTAAGKSMEKLSSGLRINRAADDAAGLAVSEKMRGQIRGLQQAQKNVQDGVSFVQTAEGAMNEVSSMLSRMKELNVQKANGTYSDTDKSNINLELDQLGSQIDKIMSDTKFNGIAITSGATIQSDDASQQIAIGSITTASFVGLSSAKSLTDVETAITAVSTERAKLGAVQNRLEYTSNNLGTTTENLSASESRIRDTDMASEMVNLTKNNILLQASQAMLAQANSQPQGVLSLLQ; from the coding sequence ATGCGTATTAACCACAATATTACAGCTATGAACACGCACCGCAACATGACGCTGAACAACACGGCTGCGGGCAAATCGATGGAAAAACTGTCTTCCGGTCTTCGTATCAACCGTGCGGCTGACGATGCAGCTGGCCTGGCAGTATCCGAAAAAATGCGCGGTCAAATCCGTGGCTTGCAACAAGCTCAAAAGAACGTTCAAGACGGCGTTTCCTTCGTACAAACGGCTGAGGGCGCAATGAACGAAGTTAGCTCCATGCTGTCCCGTATGAAAGAGCTGAACGTACAAAAAGCGAACGGCACTTACAGCGACACTGATAAATCGAACATCAACCTTGAGCTTGATCAACTGGGTTCGCAAATCGACAAAATCATGTCCGATACGAAATTTAACGGTATCGCAATTACTTCCGGCGCGACGATCCAATCCGACGATGCTTCGCAACAAATCGCTATCGGTTCGATCACGACTGCATCTTTCGTTGGTTTGTCGTCTGCTAAATCTCTTACTGACGTTGAAACAGCTATCACGGCTGTATCGACTGAACGCGCGAAACTGGGTGCGGTTCAAAACCGTCTGGAATATACGTCCAACAACCTGGGTACGACTACTGAAAACCTGAGCGCTTCCGAATCGCGTATACGTGATACCGATATGGCGTCGGAGATGGTTAACCTTACGAAAAACAACATCCTGCTTCAAGCTTCGCAAGCAATGTTGGCTCAGGCAAACTCCCAGCCTCAAGGCGTATTGTCCCTGCTTCAATAG
- the csrA gene encoding carbon storage regulator CsrA, producing the protein MLVLGRKKGESLLIGDDIEIVILEVNAETVKIGIQAPKQVNVLRKELYNVVADTNKHALEVHVSVEELQNQFKSIKKL; encoded by the coding sequence ATGCTTGTATTAGGGAGAAAGAAAGGGGAGTCGCTTCTGATCGGCGATGACATCGAGATTGTCATTCTGGAAGTGAACGCGGAAACGGTTAAGATCGGGATACAAGCGCCTAAGCAGGTGAATGTGCTCCGCAAGGAGCTGTATAACGTAGTAGCCGATACGAATAAGCATGCGCTTGAGGTTCATGTATCCGTTGAGGAGCTGCAAAATCAATTTAAATCAATAAAAAAATTGTAA
- the fliS gene encoding flagellar export chaperone FliS has protein sequence MNSPLQRYQQASVQTANPGQLILMLYDGAIRFTKLGIEGITAGKYDMANTNLKKAQAIIHELTASLNHSYEISKDLAQIYEYWLHRLIEANLKKEVQPAVEILNHLADMRESWKQIIKGSAGAGQSPLEASSV, from the coding sequence TTGAACTCGCCATTACAACGTTATCAGCAGGCTTCCGTCCAAACGGCTAATCCGGGCCAGTTGATTCTGATGTTATACGACGGAGCAATCCGGTTTACGAAGCTGGGGATTGAAGGCATTACAGCCGGAAAATATGATATGGCCAACACCAACTTAAAGAAGGCGCAAGCGATCATTCATGAGCTGACAGCCTCCTTGAATCATAGCTATGAGATCTCCAAAGACTTGGCTCAAATTTATGAGTATTGGCTGCATCGTCTCATTGAAGCCAATTTGAAGAAGGAAGTTCAGCCTGCGGTCGAGATTTTGAATCATTTGGCAGACATGCGCGAATCTTGGAAGCAAATCATTAAAGGGTCGGCGGGAGCCGGACAATCCCCGCTGGAAGCGAGCTCTGTATAA
- the fliD gene encoding flagellar filament capping protein FliD, whose translation MTVRITGMASGLDVDSLVQQIMKAQRTTYDNMVKKRTKVEWQQEDYRTMASKIVDFRNNKLASFNLSSAISAKTSELSGDTNAISINATASAAAGSLNVNVQKVATSGNQIYTYSATDKTASLADLGFTTDPLNANNVQVTINNQTVSVDKTLHLADLASAINSSANKLKATALYDEASGQFSLSATETGANKLNLDAKFANKGTASAPVNGQDAVVTVNGITYTQSSNKFSVNGFDFTAKNVSASGGTTITAKQDTDKIVDTIKSYVTEYNNLISAINSELDETVNRDYSPLSDDEKKEMSDDDIKMWQDKARSGSLHNDSTLSMLVSEMRTANTGLIAGIKDANGNPISIGITTGSYTEKGKLVLDESKLREALESNPDEVINLFTAKSSDTSPGSATSGVFAKLQTSTMNALTSMSTIAGTSLTSSDATAAFLENSLLSDQIRDMKSSESSMLDRLNDMEDQYYKQFSAMETAINNFNSQSSSLAGLLS comes from the coding sequence ATGACCGTACGAATAACAGGGATGGCTTCCGGTCTCGATGTGGACAGCTTGGTCCAGCAAATTATGAAGGCACAGCGGACGACCTATGACAATATGGTCAAAAAGAGGACCAAGGTAGAATGGCAGCAGGAAGATTATCGTACGATGGCATCCAAAATTGTAGACTTCCGTAACAATAAGCTGGCATCGTTTAATTTGTCCAGCGCCATCAGCGCGAAAACGTCCGAGTTAAGCGGCGATACCAACGCGATCTCCATTAATGCCACTGCGTCAGCCGCTGCAGGATCGCTGAACGTAAATGTGCAGAAGGTTGCGACTAGCGGCAATCAGATCTATACCTATTCAGCAACTGATAAAACAGCCAGCCTAGCAGACCTTGGATTTACAACAGACCCGCTTAACGCGAATAATGTTCAAGTAACGATTAATAATCAAACAGTATCAGTCGATAAGACGCTTCACTTGGCTGATCTTGCCAGTGCCATTAACTCCAGTGCGAACAAATTAAAAGCGACTGCGCTTTACGATGAAGCGTCGGGCCAGTTCTCCCTTTCAGCCACTGAGACAGGGGCTAACAAACTGAATCTGGATGCGAAGTTTGCCAACAAAGGAACGGCTTCAGCACCTGTAAATGGGCAAGACGCTGTTGTTACGGTTAATGGCATTACTTATACGCAGTCCAGCAACAAGTTTTCGGTTAACGGGTTTGATTTTACGGCTAAAAATGTATCGGCTTCAGGTGGAACAACGATCACGGCGAAGCAGGATACCGATAAAATCGTCGATACGATCAAATCGTATGTCACCGAATACAACAATCTTATCAGTGCGATTAATTCCGAGCTTGATGAAACCGTTAACCGGGATTACAGCCCGCTTAGCGACGATGAGAAAAAAGAAATGTCCGACGATGACATCAAGATGTGGCAGGACAAAGCGCGCAGCGGCTCGCTGCATAATGACAGCACGCTCAGCATGCTTGTATCGGAAATGCGTACTGCTAATACCGGTTTGATTGCCGGCATTAAAGATGCCAACGGCAATCCGATTTCGATTGGTATTACAACGGGCAGCTATACGGAAAAAGGCAAGCTGGTACTGGACGAAAGCAAGCTGCGTGAAGCACTGGAATCCAATCCGGATGAAGTAATCAATTTGTTTACGGCCAAAAGCAGCGATACATCGCCGGGCAGCGCGACCTCTGGCGTATTTGCAAAACTGCAAACGTCCACGATGAACGCATTGACCAGCATGTCTACTATTGCGGGTACATCACTTACCAGCTCGGATGCTACGGCGGCATTCCTGGAAAATTCATTGCTCAGCGATCAGATTCGCGACATGAAATCCAGCGAGTCAAGCATGCTGGATCGTCTGAACGATATGGAAGACCAGTACTATAAGCAATTTTCCGCAATGGAAACCGCCATTAACAACTTTAACAGCCAGTCTTCTTCACTTGCAGGGTTATTAAGCTAA